One segment of Methanolinea mesophila DNA contains the following:
- the uvrB gene encoding excinuclease ABC subunit UvrB — protein MTEFNLKSEFSPRGSQPEAIRKLVDGVSAGLRCQTLLGVTGSGKTFTMANVIRQAGRPALVIAHNKTLAAQLYNEFREFFPDNRVEYFVSYYDYYQPESYIPQKDQYIEKDAQINPKIEQMRLSATASLLSRRDVIVVASVSCIYGLGRPEHFRNMGFELKEGDQFSRKDILERLISSQYERNDLELMPGRFRVRGDTIDLIPGYFNDIIRIELFGDRIERILEVEKATGKVTERMSYFYVFPARHYVIPVEVQKKALESIREELEERLPHLGMLEAHRLEQRTRYDIEMIEETGSCKGIENYSRHFDFRKPGEKPYCLLDYFPPDFLMFIDESHQTIPQLHGMYRGDRSRKNALVEYGFRLPSAYDNRPLKFDEFERYMRQVIFVSATPGDYELSSSGQAVEQIIRPTGLVDPEVEVRKTEGQTEDVIREIRRTVARGDRVLLTTLTKKLAEELTEYLAEQGIRTRYLHSEIDTLERTEIIRELRLGNFDVLVGINLLREGLDIPEVGFIGILDADKEGFLRDARSLIQIIGRAARNVNSLVVLYADNITGSIRDALSETKRRRELQLQYNLAHEIVPRTIIKPVRKKEVEIKDTRHIPKKEIPDLIIEMEAGMQRAAERLDFEEAIRLRDQVRSLRERIGQSQ, from the coding sequence ATGACGGAATTCAACCTGAAATCGGAGTTTTCCCCCAGGGGTTCGCAGCCTGAAGCCATCCGAAAACTTGTCGACGGGGTAAGCGCCGGACTCCGCTGCCAGACCCTGCTGGGGGTGACGGGGTCGGGCAAGACTTTCACCATGGCGAACGTCATCCGGCAGGCCGGGCGCCCTGCCCTGGTAATCGCGCACAACAAGACCCTGGCGGCACAGTTGTACAACGAGTTCCGCGAATTCTTCCCGGACAACCGGGTGGAATATTTCGTCTCGTATTATGATTATTACCAGCCGGAGTCCTATATCCCCCAGAAGGACCAGTACATCGAGAAGGATGCCCAGATCAACCCCAAGATCGAGCAGATGCGGCTCTCTGCCACCGCGTCGCTGCTTTCCAGAAGGGACGTGATCGTGGTTGCGTCCGTTTCCTGCATCTACGGGCTCGGCCGGCCGGAGCATTTCCGGAATATGGGGTTCGAGCTGAAAGAGGGAGACCAATTTTCAAGGAAAGATATCCTGGAACGGCTGATATCGAGCCAGTATGAGCGAAACGACCTGGAGCTCATGCCCGGGAGGTTCCGGGTCCGGGGGGATACCATCGACCTCATCCCCGGGTACTTCAACGACATCATCAGGATCGAACTCTTTGGCGACCGGATCGAACGGATCCTCGAAGTTGAGAAGGCGACCGGGAAGGTGACCGAGAGGATGAGTTACTTCTATGTCTTCCCCGCACGGCACTATGTCATCCCGGTCGAGGTCCAGAAAAAGGCTCTCGAATCAATTCGCGAGGAGCTGGAAGAGCGGCTCCCGCACCTGGGAATGTTGGAGGCCCACCGGCTCGAACAGCGGACACGGTACGACATTGAGATGATCGAGGAGACGGGGAGCTGCAAGGGTATCGAGAACTATTCCCGCCATTTCGATTTCCGGAAACCGGGGGAGAAACCGTACTGTCTCCTGGACTATTTCCCGCCCGATTTCCTGATGTTCATCGACGAGAGCCACCAGACCATCCCCCAGCTCCACGGGATGTACCGCGGGGACCGTTCCCGGAAGAATGCGCTGGTGGAGTATGGGTTCCGCCTTCCCTCTGCCTACGACAACAGGCCCCTGAAGTTCGACGAGTTTGAGAGATACATGCGGCAGGTTATCTTTGTCTCGGCTACTCCCGGTGACTATGAGCTCTCCAGCTCAGGCCAGGCGGTGGAGCAGATCATCAGGCCGACGGGGCTGGTAGATCCCGAGGTCGAAGTGCGAAAGACCGAAGGGCAGACGGAAGATGTAATCCGGGAGATCCGGAGGACGGTTGCCCGCGGGGACCGGGTCCTGCTCACCACGCTTACCAAGAAACTCGCGGAGGAGCTGACCGAGTACCTCGCCGAGCAGGGTATCCGCACCCGTTACCTGCACTCGGAGATCGATACCCTGGAACGGACCGAGATCATCCGTGAACTCCGGTTAGGAAATTTCGACGTCCTTGTGGGGATCAACCTCCTCCGTGAGGGGCTGGATATCCCCGAGGTCGGGTTCATCGGGATCCTCGACGCAGACAAAGAGGGCTTCCTCCGGGACGCCCGCAGCCTCATCCAGATCATCGGTCGGGCAGCCCGGAACGTGAACTCGCTGGTGGTGCTCTATGCGGACAACATCACCGGGTCGATCAGGGACGCGCTTTCGGAAACGAAGAGGAGGAGGGAGCTGCAGTTACAGTATAACCTCGCGCACGAGATCGTTCCCCGGACCATTATAAAACCGGTACGGAAGAAAGAGGTCGAGATCAAGGATACCAGGCATATCCCGAAGAAGGAGATCCCGGATCTCATCATCGAAATGGAGGCAGGGATGCAAAGAGCGGCTGAACGGCTGGACTTTGAAGAAGCGATCCGGCTGCGGGACCAGGTCAGGAGCCTTCGGGAGCGTATCGGACAGTCCCAATAA
- the uvrC gene encoding excinuclease ABC subunit UvrC has protein sequence MIEYSTLPAEPGCYLFKDKNGAIIYVGKAKNLKKRVASYFQKRDHDKKTRKMLSLAESLDYLVTANEVEALILENSLIKTNHPRFNINLRDAKQYAYIQFTDDPFPRVCIARRSEGKGQFFGPFVSAAERDYVLSVVKRIFRLRTCKRLTGRACLRYHIHTCSAPCRGMIDQDAYREQVKRASMVLKGRSRDLIGELRQEMAACAESQDYERAMVLRDQTQAIERLSGKQDMARQVQGDEDIIHYLAHAGNIYLMLFQVHHGTLINKKEYIFEETPDMLEEFLVQYYGENPVPSDLILPSEVDATLEEYLAVQRGKKVTITVPKIGAKKRLLDLVEKNIEISFFGDRIKLEELQEKLALDTLPEVIECFDISHISGTAVAGSMVQFRNGKPDKRNYRRFRIKTVEGIDDFSAIAEVVKRRYSRLKKEHGTLPDLVVIDGGKGQLSAARKELKALDLPLPIIGLAKKEEQVFVPGHSHPLSLEKKEKASLFLQEIRDEAHRFAISYHHLLRRKEVRQ, from the coding sequence ATGATAGAATATTCAACCCTGCCCGCCGAGCCCGGCTGTTACCTCTTCAAGGATAAAAACGGTGCCATAATCTACGTAGGGAAGGCAAAAAACCTCAAAAAAAGGGTCGCTTCCTATTTCCAGAAACGGGACCACGACAAAAAGACCCGGAAAATGCTCTCGCTCGCCGAATCGCTCGATTACCTGGTCACCGCCAACGAGGTCGAGGCCCTGATCCTGGAAAACAGCCTGATCAAGACCAACCATCCCAGATTCAACATCAACCTGCGGGATGCGAAGCAGTACGCCTATATCCAGTTCACCGACGATCCATTTCCCCGGGTGTGCATCGCGCGAAGGTCTGAGGGAAAGGGACAGTTCTTCGGGCCCTTCGTCTCCGCCGCAGAACGCGATTACGTCCTTTCCGTGGTAAAACGGATATTCCGTCTGAGGACCTGCAAGAGACTGACCGGGCGCGCCTGCCTCCGGTATCATATCCATACCTGCAGCGCACCCTGCAGAGGGATGATCGACCAGGATGCATATCGCGAGCAGGTGAAAAGGGCCTCGATGGTGCTGAAGGGGAGGAGCAGGGACCTGATCGGAGAACTCCGCCAGGAGATGGCGGCATGCGCGGAGAGCCAGGATTACGAGCGGGCCATGGTACTGAGAGATCAGACCCAGGCAATCGAACGGCTCTCGGGGAAGCAGGACATGGCCCGGCAGGTGCAGGGAGACGAGGACATTATCCATTACCTTGCGCACGCGGGAAACATCTATCTCATGCTTTTCCAGGTGCATCACGGGACTCTGATCAATAAGAAGGAGTACATTTTCGAAGAGACCCCCGATATGCTCGAGGAGTTCCTCGTGCAGTATTACGGGGAAAACCCGGTTCCTTCCGACCTCATCCTTCCCTCCGAGGTGGATGCCACCCTCGAAGAGTACCTTGCCGTCCAGCGCGGTAAGAAGGTCACGATCACGGTACCGAAAATTGGCGCCAAGAAGAGGCTCCTGGACCTGGTCGAGAAGAACATCGAGATCTCGTTCTTCGGGGACCGGATCAAGCTCGAGGAACTCCAGGAGAAACTTGCCCTGGACACCCTGCCGGAGGTCATCGAGTGCTTCGACATCTCCCATATCTCGGGTACCGCGGTAGCGGGATCCATGGTCCAGTTCCGGAACGGCAAACCGGACAAGCGGAATTATCGCAGGTTCCGGATCAAGACCGTGGAAGGGATCGACGACTTCTCCGCAATCGCCGAGGTGGTAAAGCGAAGGTACTCGCGTCTCAAGAAAGAGCACGGCACGCTCCCCGACCTCGTGGTGATCGACGGAGGAAAAGGGCAGCTGTCTGCTGCCCGGAAAGAATTGAAGGCCCTGGATCTCCCCCTCCCGATCATCGGCCTTGCGAAGAAAGAGGAACAGGTCTTCGTGCCCGGTCACTCGCACCCGCTCTCCCTCGAAAAGAAGGAGAAGGCGTCCCTGTTCCTCCAGGAGATCCGGGACGAGGCACACCGGTTCGCCATCTCCTACCACCACCTGCTGCGAAGAAAAGAGGTGCGGCAATGA
- the uvrA gene encoding excinuclease ABC subunit UvrA yields the protein MKKIIIKGAREHNLKNINVELPRDKFIVITGLSGSGKSTLAFDTIYAEGQRRYVESLSSYARQFLGLMNKPDVDAIEGLSPAISIEQKTTSRNPRSTVGTVTEIYDYLRLLFARVGVPYCPEHNTRIESQTPEKIADRITEEIPGMVTILAPLVRQKKGTYQQLIKDLQKEGYSRVRVNGEVHRTDEEVLLERYKKHDIEVVIDRLETFDRSRLVEACEAALKKSEGLIIAVDKEGNDHLYSSLMACPECGCTFEELQPRMFSFNSPFGACEECNGLGIRMDFDPDLIIPDQDLSIADGAVALYRNYLDGYRGQYLGAVAKHFGFSIFTPIKDLTKRQYDALMYGSPETIRFSMSMKNGDAHWAHSGSWEGLLPQAERLYRQTQSEYRKRELEKFMRVTECPKCHGKRLKDKILAVKVGGRSIIDVTDLSVSSCYKFFSALELTEKEAEIARQILKEINARLEFLEKVGLGYLTLSRSAGSLSGGEAQRIRLATQIGSNLMGVLYVLDEPSIGLHQRDNQKLIDTLRRLRDLGNTLVVVEHDEDTIRSADHVIDMGPGAGLHGGYVVAKGTPAQIEKNPKSLTGQYLARTLTIETPESRRGSDRFIRISGCRENNLKNIDVQIPIGVFTVITGVSGSGKSTFMYDTLYQALVKKIHHSRVNPGKYDRLDFDSPIDKVIVIDQSPIGKTPRSNPATYTKVFDEIRRVFAETKEAKVRGYKPGRFSFNLKGGRCEACEGDGLIKIEMNFLPDVYIECEECKGTRYNRETLEVRYKGKSISDVLNMSVEEALEFFANIPSIRTKLETLSAVGLDYVKLGQSSTTLSGGEAQRIKLTRELSKRGTGRTIYLLDEPTTGLHFHDVKKLIAVLNELVDKENTVVVIEHNLDIIKSADHIIDLGPEGGDAGGYVVATGTPEEVAADDKSHTGAFLRRMLA from the coding sequence ATGAAAAAGATCATCATAAAGGGAGCGCGGGAGCACAACCTCAAAAATATCAACGTAGAGCTCCCCCGCGACAAATTCATCGTCATCACGGGGCTTTCAGGATCGGGAAAGTCCACCCTTGCATTCGACACCATCTATGCCGAAGGGCAGAGGAGGTACGTGGAGTCCCTCTCTTCGTATGCCCGCCAGTTCCTGGGGCTGATGAACAAGCCCGACGTGGATGCCATCGAAGGCCTGTCCCCCGCGATCTCTATCGAACAGAAGACCACCAGCAGGAACCCTCGCAGTACTGTCGGGACCGTGACCGAGATCTACGATTACCTGCGCCTCCTCTTCGCCCGCGTGGGCGTGCCCTACTGTCCCGAGCACAACACCCGGATAGAATCGCAGACCCCGGAGAAGATCGCGGACCGGATTACCGAAGAGATCCCCGGAATGGTGACGATTCTCGCACCGCTGGTCCGGCAGAAAAAGGGCACCTACCAGCAGCTCATAAAAGACCTCCAGAAGGAAGGGTATTCCCGGGTCCGGGTAAACGGGGAGGTCCACCGCACCGACGAGGAGGTCCTCCTCGAGCGTTATAAAAAACACGATATCGAGGTAGTGATCGACCGCCTGGAGACTTTTGACCGCTCCAGGCTGGTGGAGGCCTGCGAAGCCGCACTTAAAAAATCCGAGGGCCTGATCATCGCCGTTGACAAGGAGGGGAATGACCACCTTTACTCTTCGCTCATGGCCTGCCCCGAGTGCGGGTGCACCTTCGAGGAACTCCAGCCCCGCATGTTCTCCTTCAACAGCCCGTTCGGGGCATGCGAGGAGTGCAATGGCCTGGGTATCCGCATGGACTTCGACCCCGACCTGATCATCCCCGACCAGGACCTCTCCATCGCAGACGGAGCGGTGGCACTTTATCGCAACTACCTCGACGGCTACCGGGGACAATATCTCGGGGCAGTAGCGAAACACTTCGGGTTCTCCATCTTCACCCCGATAAAGGACCTGACCAAACGACAGTACGATGCCCTGATGTACGGTTCGCCGGAGACGATCCGGTTCTCCATGAGCATGAAGAACGGCGACGCCCACTGGGCTCATTCAGGAAGCTGGGAAGGGCTCCTTCCCCAGGCTGAACGGCTCTACCGGCAGACACAGTCAGAATACAGGAAGCGCGAGCTGGAAAAGTTCATGCGGGTCACCGAGTGCCCGAAATGTCATGGGAAAAGATTGAAGGACAAGATCCTCGCGGTCAAGGTCGGGGGCAGGTCGATCATCGACGTGACCGATCTCTCGGTATCGTCCTGCTATAAGTTCTTCTCCGCCCTGGAACTTACCGAGAAGGAGGCCGAGATCGCCCGGCAGATCCTGAAAGAGATCAATGCCCGGCTCGAGTTTCTCGAAAAGGTAGGTCTCGGGTATCTCACCCTCTCCAGGAGTGCAGGAAGTCTTTCCGGAGGTGAGGCCCAGCGAATCCGGCTCGCCACGCAGATCGGGTCCAACCTCATGGGGGTGCTCTACGTGCTTGACGAACCCTCGATCGGGCTCCACCAGAGAGACAACCAGAAACTGATAGACACGCTCCGCCGGCTTCGCGACCTCGGCAATACCCTGGTGGTGGTGGAGCACGACGAGGACACCATCAGGAGCGCAGACCACGTGATCGATATGGGGCCGGGAGCAGGGCTGCACGGGGGGTATGTGGTGGCGAAAGGCACCCCGGCACAGATAGAGAAGAACCCGAAATCCCTCACCGGACAATACCTGGCCCGGACCCTGACTATCGAGACCCCGGAGTCGCGGAGGGGCTCTGATCGTTTTATCCGCATATCGGGATGCCGGGAGAACAACCTGAAAAATATCGACGTACAGATACCCATAGGAGTTTTTACCGTGATCACCGGGGTTTCTGGAAGCGGGAAGTCAACGTTCATGTACGACACCCTCTACCAGGCGCTGGTGAAGAAAATTCATCATTCCAGGGTTAACCCGGGAAAATACGACCGGCTCGATTTCGACTCTCCGATCGACAAGGTCATCGTGATCGACCAGAGCCCGATCGGCAAGACCCCCCGGAGCAACCCCGCCACATATACCAAGGTATTCGACGAGATCCGCCGGGTCTTTGCGGAGACAAAGGAAGCGAAGGTCCGGGGATATAAGCCGGGCCGGTTCTCGTTCAACCTGAAAGGGGGCCGGTGCGAAGCCTGCGAGGGGGACGGCCTGATCAAGATAGAGATGAACTTCCTGCCCGACGTGTACATCGAGTGCGAGGAGTGCAAGGGGACACGGTACAACCGGGAAACCCTGGAAGTCAGGTACAAGGGGAAGTCTATCTCCGACGTGCTGAATATGAGCGTGGAGGAAGCCCTGGAGTTCTTTGCCAATATCCCCTCGATAAGGACCAAGCTCGAGACCCTCTCCGCGGTCGGACTCGACTATGTCAAACTGGGGCAGAGCTCCACCACCCTCTCCGGGGGGGAGGCACAGCGGATCAAGCTCACCCGGGAACTCTCCAAGCGCGGGACGGGGAGAACGATATACCTCCTCGACGAGCCCACGACCGGACTGCATTTCCATGATGTCAAGAAACTGATCGCCGTGCTGAACGAGCTCGTGGACAAGGAGAACACCGTGGTGGTGATCGAGCACAACCTCGATATCATCAAGTCCGCGGACCACATTATCGACCTCGGGCCCGAAGGCGGCGATGCGGGGGGCTACGTGGTGGCCACAGGGACCCCGGAGGAGGTGGCCGCAGATGATAAAAGCCATACCGGTGCATTCCTCAGAAGGATGCTTGCCTGA
- a CDS encoding beta strand repeat-containing protein, translating to MNHSRVVKYAVPLLLLVLVGVPVSAALSLNGITPATGLNNGTVFITNLSGTDFPMDATVLLNRTGYPDIPGMYVTVADPTRITCVMDLTGKQYGPWNVVVNDPTNVTSAVLPNGFTIMNPPPYLYGIVPASGINTGSVGVSISGANFYSPSVNLTNVTYGTIVGTGVTGNASDIACTFDLNGRNEGLYDLVLTNGDGQSVTLPNAFRVTYPPPVITSITPSSGINNGVIGITDLAGANFMNGAIVTLVKTGETPIATINGPIVQPNKILCFFDLTGKPVGVWNVVVDNPDGQNGTLAGAFTIYYPQAPMVTGITPATGVNDGPIVIPDISGTGFENNLTVNLTMSGQPDIPGTNVIRVSGTQVNATFDLTGVATGAWDVVVTNNDGQSGTLPAAFTVTNPPPTLVSITPDTGVNTGPVAVTDLEGTGFVTGATVTLTRTGEPDIVATGVTVVNSTTITCTLDITNAAAGLWNVTVENTDAQSATLVDGFNITNPAPTVTMLTPSEGVNTAPAYISDLAGTGFLPGATAKLSMTGQPDIVATGLTVVNPTSITCTFDITGVATGSWDVTVENPDGLTGTLTNGFNVTNPAPTLTGIDPTYGTNNGLVPILNLSGTGFLPGITAKLTKTGESDIVGQGLVVTSTKIICFFDLTGAKVGPWDVVVENIDGKSATLPDGFIVYYPQAPSITSITPDQGITFQTVSITDLAGSGFEPGVTVNLTKAGEPTIVATNVTRVSGSQITCDFDLTGAVVGPWTVVVTNDDGQLGTLNNGFVVKYPAPTVTSITPATGINNGPVFITDLAGTAFRNGATVTLEKVNQSDITATNVTVVHRGKITCTFNLAGAVTGPWDVVVRNDDGQSGTLPAGFTVQNPAPTVTSISPNKGPNDRSLDIGSLQGTGFLSGATVKLTRTGQPDIVATHVTVQSPTLINCTVDLSGAMTGLWNVVVTNTDGKSGSLPNGFTITPPPPVAAFTGNPTLGTVPLTVQFTDDSLNGPTVWVWDFGDGTLAGIYEQNPVHTYNAPGVYNVTLTVFNAGGSDTVTKYDYITVVTRPIANFTAAPTDGTAPLLVHFTDTSDGNPTKWTWKFGDGSFSIQQNPYHLYTKAGVYNVSLTVLNPAGADTLTKYSLITVRSLPVAAFTANTTAGMSPLAVQFLDQSTGDPTNWTWSFGDGGMSTDQNPVHVYTQAGTYSVQLIASNPSGMSTETKNRYINVQEGLQAAFTYTTSNPDNTAPLSVAFTDTSTDRPLRWTWQFGDGYISTDRNPIHNYPVAGNYTITLTVTGLSGTSATSQTIVVTNPLEANFDATPTQGSVPLTVLFMDTSIGEPNRWFWTFGDGQFQEVTNPAEKNVVHTYNSPGNYTVALTVTDDFGSSMATKTNFIRVLSFP from the coding sequence ATGAACCATTCAAGAGTAGTGAAGTACGCGGTTCCTTTATTGCTCCTGGTGCTGGTAGGGGTGCCGGTATCGGCTGCGCTCAGCCTGAACGGCATCACTCCCGCAACGGGACTTAACAACGGGACCGTGTTCATAACGAATTTATCAGGTACCGATTTTCCGATGGATGCGACGGTACTTCTGAACCGTACCGGATACCCGGACATTCCGGGTATGTATGTGACCGTGGCCGATCCCACCAGGATAACCTGCGTGATGGACCTCACCGGGAAGCAGTACGGCCCCTGGAACGTGGTGGTAAATGACCCCACGAACGTGACCAGTGCGGTACTGCCGAACGGGTTCACGATCATGAACCCGCCGCCCTATCTCTACGGGATAGTTCCCGCCTCGGGGATCAACACGGGCAGCGTGGGAGTCTCCATATCAGGAGCGAACTTCTATTCGCCGTCGGTGAACCTGACGAACGTTACCTATGGGACCATAGTGGGGACCGGCGTGACTGGAAACGCGTCCGATATCGCCTGCACGTTCGATCTCAATGGCCGGAATGAAGGCCTTTACGACCTGGTCCTGACCAATGGCGACGGCCAGAGCGTGACACTGCCGAATGCGTTCAGGGTAACGTATCCACCGCCGGTGATCACCAGTATTACCCCCTCGAGCGGGATCAACAACGGCGTGATAGGGATCACCGATCTTGCGGGTGCGAACTTCATGAACGGAGCGATCGTCACCCTGGTCAAGACCGGAGAGACCCCGATTGCGACTATAAATGGCCCGATCGTCCAACCGAACAAAATTCTCTGTTTCTTTGACCTTACCGGCAAGCCGGTGGGTGTCTGGAACGTGGTAGTGGACAACCCCGACGGCCAGAATGGGACGCTCGCGGGTGCATTTACCATATACTATCCGCAGGCCCCTATGGTGACCGGGATTACGCCGGCGACCGGCGTGAATGACGGGCCTATCGTCATTCCGGACATCAGCGGTACGGGCTTTGAGAACAACCTCACGGTTAACCTCACCATGTCCGGACAGCCGGACATCCCGGGAACGAACGTTATACGGGTGAGCGGAACGCAGGTCAATGCGACCTTCGACCTGACCGGTGTGGCGACCGGTGCGTGGGATGTGGTGGTTACCAATAACGACGGCCAGTCCGGAACCCTACCGGCGGCTTTTACCGTGACCAATCCTCCGCCGACGCTCGTTTCAATAACACCTGATACCGGGGTAAACACCGGGCCCGTGGCGGTTACTGACCTTGAAGGGACCGGGTTCGTAACCGGAGCGACCGTTACGCTCACCCGCACGGGAGAGCCGGACATCGTCGCCACCGGCGTGACCGTGGTGAATTCGACGACCATTACCTGCACCCTCGATATCACCAATGCGGCTGCCGGTCTCTGGAACGTGACCGTGGAGAATACCGATGCCCAGTCGGCCACGCTCGTCGACGGGTTCAATATCACCAACCCCGCGCCTACGGTCACCATGCTCACCCCGTCCGAGGGTGTGAACACCGCACCGGCATACATCAGCGATCTCGCAGGGACCGGATTTTTACCTGGTGCAACCGCGAAGCTCTCCATGACCGGACAGCCCGATATTGTGGCCACCGGCCTGACCGTGGTCAACCCGACCTCGATCACCTGCACCTTTGACATCACTGGCGTCGCGACCGGCTCCTGGGACGTGACGGTGGAGAACCCCGACGGTCTCACCGGGACACTGACGAACGGGTTCAACGTGACCAACCCGGCGCCCACCCTTACGGGTATCGACCCCACCTATGGGACAAATAACGGACTGGTACCGATCCTTAACCTCTCCGGGACCGGGTTCCTGCCGGGGATCACGGCGAAGCTGACCAAAACAGGCGAATCTGATATTGTTGGCCAGGGCCTGGTGGTAACCAGCACCAAGATCATATGTTTCTTCGACCTGACCGGGGCGAAGGTCGGGCCATGGGATGTGGTAGTGGAGAACATTGACGGCAAGTCAGCAACGCTGCCCGACGGATTTATCGTATACTACCCGCAGGCACCTTCGATCACCTCGATAACCCCTGATCAGGGCATAACCTTCCAGACCGTGTCCATCACCGACCTCGCCGGAAGCGGGTTCGAGCCGGGCGTTACGGTGAACCTCACCAAAGCCGGTGAACCTACGATCGTTGCGACCAACGTGACCAGGGTCAGCGGCAGCCAGATCACCTGCGACTTCGACCTGACCGGAGCGGTTGTAGGGCCATGGACCGTGGTAGTGACCAATGATGACGGGCAGCTGGGAACGCTCAACAACGGGTTTGTTGTGAAGTACCCGGCGCCTACGGTGACCTCGATAACCCCGGCGACCGGGATCAATAACGGCCCGGTGTTCATCACCGACCTCGCGGGAACCGCGTTCAGAAACGGTGCGACGGTTACCCTGGAGAAGGTAAACCAGTCAGATATCACCGCGACCAACGTGACCGTGGTCCATCGGGGGAAGATCACCTGCACCTTCAACCTCGCCGGTGCCGTGACCGGTCCGTGGGACGTCGTGGTCAGGAACGATGACGGCCAGTCCGGCACGCTGCCGGCCGGGTTCACGGTTCAGAACCCCGCGCCCACGGTGACCTCGATCTCACCGAACAAGGGCCCGAACGACCGCTCGCTCGATATCGGCAGCCTGCAGGGTACCGGGTTCCTCTCCGGAGCCACAGTGAAACTGACCCGGACCGGGCAGCCTGATATCGTCGCCACGCATGTCACCGTCCAGAGCCCGACCCTGATCAACTGCACGGTCGACCTGTCCGGTGCGATGACCGGGCTGTGGAACGTGGTTGTGACCAACACCGACGGCAAATCGGGATCCCTGCCCAACGGGTTCACCATCACCCCGCCCCCGCCGGTTGCCGCGTTCACCGGGAACCCCACGCTGGGAACAGTGCCGCTCACGGTACAGTTTACGGATGACTCGCTGAACGGCCCCACGGTCTGGGTCTGGGACTTCGGCGACGGCACGCTCGCCGGGATCTACGAGCAGAACCCGGTCCACACCTACAACGCACCGGGCGTCTATAACGTCACCCTCACCGTGTTCAACGCAGGCGGGTCCGACACCGTGACGAAGTACGACTACATCACCGTGGTGACCCGGCCGATCGCCAACTTCACCGCGGCCCCCACCGACGGCACGGCGCCGCTCCTGGTCCACTTCACCGACACATCGGACGGCAACCCGACCAAGTGGACCTGGAAGTTCGGTGACGGCAGCTTCTCCATACAGCAGAACCCCTATCACCTCTACACCAAAGCCGGCGTATACAACGTCAGCCTGACCGTCCTTAACCCGGCGGGAGCCGATACGCTCACCAAATACAGTCTGATAACTGTCAGGTCTCTGCCGGTCGCGGCATTCACCGCCAACACCACCGCGGGAATGTCACCGCTTGCAGTTCAGTTCCTGGACCAGTCCACCGGTGACCCGACCAACTGGACCTGGAGCTTCGGCGACGGAGGAATGTCCACCGACCAGAACCCGGTCCACGTCTATACCCAGGCCGGGACCTACAGCGTCCAGCTGATTGCATCCAACCCGTCGGGGATGAGCACGGAGACCAAGAACAGGTATATCAATGTGCAGGAAGGGCTGCAGGCGGCGTTTACCTACACCACCAGCAACCCCGATAACACCGCACCGCTCTCGGTTGCATTCACCGACACCTCGACCGACAGACCGCTCCGCTGGACATGGCAGTTCGGTGACGGGTACATCTCCACCGACCGGAACCCGATCCACAACTACCCCGTGGCAGGCAATTACACCATCACCCTCACCGTGACCGGGCTCTCGGGCACCAGTGCGACCTCGCAGACCATTGTCGTCACAAACCCGCTCGAGGCAAACTTCGATGCAACGCCGACCCAGGGATCGGTACCCCTCACGGTGCTGTTCATGGATACCAGTATCGGTGAACCCAACCGCTGGTTCTGGACCTTCGGCGACGGGCAGTTCCAGGAAGTGACCAACCCGGCCGAGAAGAACGTAGTCCACACCTATAACAGCCCGGGCAACTATACGGTCGCCCTCACGGTTACCGATGATTTCGGTTCCAGCATGGCGACCAAGACCAACTTTATCAGGGTCCTTTCTTTCCCCTGA